In the genome of Myxococcus stipitatus, one region contains:
- a CDS encoding zf-HC2 domain-containing protein, whose translation MTTPCTNNRLHLFIDGELSAADADAFRQHLTRCAECEAGLRDLLQLEFLAARALGTAEVAVEPEGLPAPVMGAKVVSLAGRFRKVARTVVPVALAAGLAAVGVFRLQAPSEVPGEVWLASADTRTFEARLSHPKADRFLPYSPMRGTSHTTELLPLRPLAELAERHDYRGIAAAYALRGDWQQAEAFLGQEPESADKANDLAVVALSRQRYEEALGLLTSALRQNPNHSQALWNRALVLRERDLLDRAAASFDTVASLGEEGWSGEARRMAAELRTQLAEERVRWRRQVSDAWLTLTDGSAVDVKQLVQRPVVARAALYEAVRTLTSKERVEALLPLARELDALGGGSVLQDYVRQVATRDFTARAPLAQGYAGLLRDSDSKKDATALLDSLRRSGERDIYFGALVQTGFAAMDGAAMSALRGFAEGTPDPWLHLLAEREGIRRELAAGRTADAEKQLMDAMLTCNGLGNIVPCMELN comes from the coding sequence ATGACGACGCCATGCACCAACAACCGATTGCACCTCTTCATCGACGGAGAGCTGTCCGCGGCCGACGCGGATGCCTTCCGACAGCACCTGACGCGGTGCGCCGAGTGTGAGGCGGGGTTGAGGGATTTGCTGCAGCTGGAGTTCCTGGCGGCGCGTGCCCTGGGGACGGCGGAGGTGGCGGTGGAGCCGGAGGGCCTCCCGGCGCCGGTGATGGGGGCGAAGGTGGTGTCCCTGGCGGGCAGGTTCCGGAAGGTGGCCCGCACGGTGGTGCCGGTGGCGTTGGCGGCGGGACTGGCGGCGGTGGGGGTGTTCCGGCTCCAGGCGCCGTCGGAGGTTCCGGGCGAGGTGTGGCTGGCCAGCGCGGACACGCGGACCTTCGAGGCGCGGCTGAGCCACCCGAAGGCGGACCGCTTCCTGCCCTACAGCCCGATGCGTGGCACCAGCCACACCACGGAGCTGCTGCCGCTGCGGCCGCTGGCGGAGCTGGCCGAGCGTCACGACTACCGGGGCATCGCGGCGGCGTATGCGCTGCGAGGGGACTGGCAGCAGGCCGAGGCGTTCCTGGGACAGGAGCCCGAGTCGGCCGACAAGGCGAATGACCTGGCGGTGGTGGCGCTGAGCCGGCAGCGGTACGAGGAGGCGCTGGGCCTGCTGACGAGCGCGCTGCGCCAGAATCCCAATCACTCGCAGGCGCTGTGGAACCGGGCGCTGGTGCTGCGTGAGAGGGATTTGCTGGACCGCGCGGCGGCGTCCTTCGACACCGTGGCCTCGCTGGGCGAGGAGGGGTGGAGCGGGGAGGCGCGCCGGATGGCGGCGGAGCTGCGCACGCAGCTGGCGGAGGAGCGGGTGCGGTGGCGGCGGCAGGTGTCCGATGCGTGGCTGACGCTGACGGATGGCTCGGCGGTCGACGTGAAGCAGCTGGTGCAGCGGCCGGTGGTGGCTCGCGCCGCGCTGTATGAGGCGGTCCGCACGCTGACGTCGAAGGAGCGCGTGGAGGCGCTGCTGCCGCTGGCTCGGGAGCTGGATGCGCTGGGTGGGGGCTCGGTGCTCCAGGACTACGTGCGGCAGGTCGCGACGCGGGACTTCACGGCGCGGGCTCCCCTGGCGCAGGGGTACGCGGGGCTCCTGCGCGACAGCGACTCGAAGAAGGACGCCACGGCGCTGCTGGACTCGCTGCGCCGCTCGGGGGAGCGGGACATCTACTTCGGCGCGCTGGTGCAGACGGGCTTCGCGGCGATGGATGGCGCGGCGATGAGCGCGCTGCGAGGCTTCGCCGAGGGCACGCCGGACCCGTGGCTGCACCTGCTGGCCGAGCGCGAGGGCATCCGCCGCGAGCTGGCCGCGGGCCGCACCGCGGACGCGGAGAAGCAGCTGATGGACGCGATGCTGACGTGCAACGGCCTGGGCAACATCGTGCCGTGCATGGAGCTGAACTGA
- a CDS encoding cupin-like domain-containing protein yields the protein MSAETSRLALEWQVWLVENLALGVTREEACQALVGAGVGEEVAKEEVARVEAHPFFQACQRVGRRYGWMESVMDVYSSLHRQSGRHTALERRENLSGEEFFSRYYFGHRPVVLTGLMKDWPALGRWTLPYLAERSGDAEVEVMTRRDSNPDHAPEPEKHRETMRFRDYVHRVATGGETNDYYMVPRNENWQRDGLKPLRDDVRAPRDIIDAQLRPDMMTLLLGPAGTVTPLHHDNMNVLLAQVMGRKHIKLIPSFQRHLMYPRYGTFSHVDAARPDADRFPLYSEAHVVEAVLEPGELVFIPVGWWHWVRALDVSASVTFHHFLVPQGNTYLPTPH from the coding sequence ATGAGCGCGGAAACATCCCGATTGGCTTTGGAGTGGCAGGTCTGGCTGGTGGAGAACCTGGCGCTGGGCGTGACTCGGGAAGAAGCCTGCCAGGCGTTGGTCGGCGCGGGCGTGGGCGAGGAGGTGGCGAAGGAGGAGGTCGCTCGGGTGGAGGCGCATCCTTTCTTCCAGGCATGCCAGCGCGTGGGGCGGCGCTACGGGTGGATGGAATCCGTGATGGACGTCTACAGCTCGCTGCATCGGCAATCAGGACGACACACGGCGCTGGAGCGGCGAGAGAACCTGTCGGGTGAGGAGTTCTTCTCTCGCTACTACTTCGGCCATCGGCCCGTGGTCCTGACGGGGTTGATGAAGGATTGGCCGGCGCTGGGACGGTGGACGCTGCCCTACCTGGCCGAGCGCTCGGGGGACGCGGAGGTGGAGGTGATGACCCGGCGGGACTCGAACCCGGACCACGCGCCGGAACCGGAGAAGCACCGCGAGACGATGCGATTTCGCGACTACGTGCACCGGGTGGCGACGGGCGGCGAGACGAACGACTACTACATGGTGCCGCGCAACGAGAACTGGCAGCGCGACGGCCTCAAGCCGCTGCGGGACGACGTGCGGGCGCCGCGCGACATCATCGACGCGCAGCTGCGGCCGGACATGATGACGCTGCTGCTGGGCCCCGCGGGCACCGTCACCCCGCTGCACCACGACAACATGAACGTGCTCCTGGCGCAGGTGATGGGGCGCAAGCACATCAAGCTCATCCCGTCCTTCCAGCGCCACCTGATGTACCCGCGCTACGGCACCTTCAGCCACGTGGACGCGGCGCGCCCGGACGCGGACCGCTTCCCGCTGTATTCGGAGGCGCACGTGGTGGAGGCGGTGCTGGAGCCCGGCGAGCTCGTCTTCATCCCGGTGGGCTGGTGGCACTGGGTGCGCGCGCTCGACGTGAGCGCGTCCGTCACCTTCCACCACTTCCTCGTGCCGCAGGGGAACACGTACCTGCCCACGCCCCACTGA
- a CDS encoding RNA polymerase sigma factor translates to MANLFNRERRRFEAFIRQHRPSLLGLARRLSVRSSLEAEDLVQETFERAMQEFESLKDRTDAAAAAWLCTTMTNRFLDYCRRQRTEVRGMPHLALVQEGVAQAESQENWELVSTEEFQKAVERLKPHLRDAYRLHAEGRRYNAIAEHFNVPVGTVGSWLTLARRDLKDLLLPQVAVARERGATSS, encoded by the coding sequence ATGGCCAACCTCTTCAACCGAGAGCGGAGGCGCTTCGAGGCGTTCATCCGGCAGCACCGGCCCAGCTTGCTGGGGCTGGCGCGCCGGTTGTCCGTGCGCTCCAGCTTGGAGGCGGAGGACCTGGTCCAGGAGACCTTCGAGCGGGCGATGCAGGAGTTCGAGTCGCTGAAGGACCGGACGGACGCGGCGGCGGCGGCGTGGCTGTGTACGACGATGACGAACCGCTTCCTGGACTACTGCCGCCGCCAGCGGACGGAAGTCCGTGGAATGCCTCACCTCGCCCTGGTGCAGGAGGGGGTGGCTCAGGCGGAGTCCCAGGAGAACTGGGAGCTGGTCAGCACCGAGGAGTTCCAGAAGGCGGTGGAGCGGCTCAAGCCGCACCTGAGAGATGCCTACCGGCTGCACGCCGAGGGCAGGCGCTACAACGCCATCGCCGAGCATTTCAACGTTCCCGTGGGCACGGTGGGCAGTTGGCTCACCCTGGCGCGCAGGGACCTGAAGGACTTGCTGCTGCCACAAGTTGCGGTGGCCCGCGAGCGAGGGGCAACGAGCTCATGA